AGATGAACGACATGGTATCGATAAGATAGATGCGTCCGTGCCCGGGCGCAGCCTGAGATGCCTTACCGGCCGCGGGTTTGGCAGGGACGTAGTCCGGCGGAACAGGATTCGATGATTTCTTGCGCGGGGGCAACTTGTTTAGTTTAGCAGCAGGAAGAGTCGTCGCAGGAAAGCCTAGAAATCCACCCGGAAACTTGCTTCCACCGTTTTGCTTCCTTTGCCGCCGTCGGGATCGCGGAAAACCAGGTAGTATTTCATCGGTTTATTCAGAGCAGGCGGCAGGTCGAAATTTACCGCCTGATTGTGTGACGACTCCACCACGAACAGGGAATCGCTGGAGCGGTTATTGGTATAGTCGGCGTTCTGTTCCTCGTTCAGGATGAGGAAGCTGATGCTGGCCGTATCGTCGGACGCGCCATTCGCCTTCCCCGCGAAAGATTCGAAGATCCCGTGCAGATGCGGCTGCACCGCGTGCGCCGGAATTTCGATCGGGAATGTGGCTGACCCTTGCAGCTTGAATGTTTTCTGCAACACGACTTGGCTGCCACCTGCCGGTGAAGGTGCGAGGTTTTCTGCCGGTACAACCTGGTTAGATGTCGCCGCTGCCTTCGGGGGCGGCTGGCTGGTGCAGGCAACGTGCGTCAGCAGGAGAGTCGCGAGCACGGCATTCAGGCGTCTAGGTGCTGGCATTTGAGTCAGGGCTGCACGGTTTTTCCGAACGCTGTGTTGAAGTGCAGCTTGATTTCGCCGCACGTACCCTGCTCCGGCGAATACACCACGCAGGTGTCGAAGGGACGCGAATACACATGCAGGCTCACCGCGCGCGCATCGAATTCGCGCGGATTCACCACGCGGTGCACGGGATCCGCCGGATCGACCGCGCAGGGCTGCGCGATATTCATCTCGACCGTGTTGGTTCGCTCGAGATGGCACACTCCACCTTCCAGATCCTGATGAACCAGATGAAAGTTCTCCACCTGCAAGCGTCCAAGCGGAACCGCCATCCAGCAATTCTGGTCGCGATGATTGTGCACCGAACTCGCCTGTCCCACTTCCCAACAAATCGCCATCAGTTCATACAGCGAAGTTCGGTCGATCAGATTGCGCGTGTAATGCTGCCGATCCCAATTGAGGTATGGAGCGAGGGACTCAGCATCGACGGGCGTATCCTGCAAAAAGCGCCGAATGGTTTCGGTCTGGTCGAAAGCGGCTTCGGGGAATTGCCGCAGTTTTTCAACCAGCGTTTGAATAGGAGACGTTTTCGCAGCGGTGATCATGAATCGCTCCGGCCCTCGAGTATAACGCAGCCGATTGGGTTATCGGCTAACGATAAGCGGCTAACGACAAGCGACCAACGACTGTGATTCTACGGTTCTCTCCCCGCGTCCGAAATTTCCTTGCTCGCTCCCTGCGCTACCACGGGATACACCGCGCCCTTGCGCCGCCGCAAATCCCCGGGCAGCTCCGAGCGCACCATCCACAATCCTGCCGCTGCTGCTGCCGCCCAGGTAATCGACACCAGTCCTAGCTGCATCAGATCGGCCACGCGGCTTCCGCGCCCCATGGTCGATAGCGGCACGACCTTCGCCACTTCGAAGCTGATCCCGCCTGCCGCTACGGCCACAATCGCCGCTTTCCCCAACTCGCCCCACCGTAATCCATTCAGCGGAACCAGCTTCTTGTAATGCAGGAGCAATGCCAGCGCCAACAGATTCACGCCAATCCCAATGTCCGACGCCCACGCCAGTCCGACCACTCCGAACGTATGAAACAGAAATGAGTACATCGGCAGCGACGCCGCGGTGATAATCGTGACCGCTACCATTGGGGTCAGCGTATCGCCAGCGGCGTAAAACGCGCGCGCATAAAGCCCCTGTGCCGCCCACAATGCCAGTGAGAGCGAAAACCAGAAAAAATAAACTGCGCTGGTCTGCGTGTCGACGAAAAGAAATTTGCCGCGCCGGTAGACCAGATCGATCAGCGGAAGCGCGGCCACCATCATCAGGCCGGACGCCAACAGCGACGCCGCAGCCACGCGGTAGACAGAATCGTTCACTGTCACCGCAAATTCCTTCAGCTTTTTCTCATTAAACAGTCGCGCAAAAAAAGGCAGCGACGCCTGCCCCGTCGCCTGCCCCAACACGGCGATCGGAACGGCGAACAACCGCTTCGCAAAAGTCAGGCGGGTAATATCGCCAACACCGCTGGCGGCGTAGTGCCGCAGGATCCAGTCGTCCGCCGCCACTAGCGATACCCCCAGCATCAGCGGCACCGATAACTTCACCCACTCCAGAAATGCAGAATTCGTCACATCGAACGACGGCTTATAACCCGTCCCGATCCGCGCCGCCCCAATCACGCTGGCCAGGAACGGTCCGGCAAAACTTCCCACCAAGGCCCCATAGGCCAGTGAAGCGACTCCGAAATGACGCCCGCCCACCACTCCGCCGAGAATGATGAACGCGTTATAAACGATCGGCCCGAAAGCGGGAAACAGAAACAGTCGATGCGAGAGCAGCACCGCCGATACCACTCCCCCGACATAAAAAAAGATCTGCGCCGGCAGCAGAATGCGCGTCAGGTGAATGCAGAGTTCGATCTCCCGCGGCGAAAAACCTGCGTGCTTGCTCGAAGGCCCAAACATCCAGCTCACGAACTGGGGCGTGAAAATCTCGGTGATAATCGTTCCTGCGATCAACACTGCGGTCATTACCGTGATGATGATGGAAAAAGTTTTCTGGGCATCGGCGTCGCGCTTCTCGGCGAGAAAGCGCGTATAGATCGAGATAAATGTGATGGAGGCTGAGCCCCCGGCGACAATGTAGTTCAGAAAGTCCGGCAGAGTGAATGCCGCCACATAAGCGTCGGTGGCCCCGCCCGCACCGTAGGCGTAGGCGATATAGGCATCGCGCGCGTAGCCGATGACGCGCGATAACATGACGGCCGAAATCAACAGCAGCGTCGCGGAGAAGGCCGTGTGTTGATGCGAGGGGCGAAACAGCCGGAAGAGCCGCGCCACTCGACTGAGCCGTTCGCCGCCGGCCATGTCCGCAGAATTCGCCATGCAACCGGGATTCTACACGCAAAGCGAAGTGCTGCCGGTTACGCCGCGTGGTTCCGAAATCCGTTCGGGCTGACGAGTTCACCGTCCCGCCGGAACCCAGACCCTGCCCGCCGAAACCAGGTCCGCATTCGGAACCTCGGTCGAGAGCTTGACCTGCTGGAATCCCGCCTTCCTGGGTGGCTTGGCAAGAAACGTCAGGAAATATTGATGGCCCAGGCGACGCTCCACATCCTGCAAATAAGGACCAAACGATACGGCCGGGCCGTTAAAGCCGATGTAATAGGCTTCGCCACCGGTTTTCTCCGCCAGTTCCGAAAGATAAATCTGTCCCCAATAGGTCTGCCAGTAGCTGTGTCCGAAGTGCCCGGCGCCAGGGTTATAAATCGCGGAAACAAGAATCCCAGCGCGCACCGCATCGTCAATCGCGGTTTGCAGGTAGGGATCCTGCACATCGCCACTGCCGTAGTAACGATCGATGCCATCGCTGATCATCACGACTTCACGTCGCGCCAGGCTGGCGGGCCAGCGTTTCACCAGATCGCTCAGAGAAAAGTAGGGGCTGCCGTTCACCCCACTCTCTCCCAGTGGAAGCCGCAGCTTTTTTGCCGCCTGCGAATGATCGTCCGTCAGATCCTGTTCGATCATGGCGGTCCCGTCGCGCATGTAGGCAACGCCAATTTTCGTCGTCGCGGGCTGCGCATTGATAAAGCGGCGAATATCCTCTAACTGCGTTCCCAGGCTGCCGCTGCCCGACCCATCATCCAGCAATACAAATAACTCCAGCGCCGCGCGATCGCCCTGCGCCGGAACCCACTCCGTCACTTTATCCCGGTCATGTCCTTCATATACCCTCACGTCTTCTTGATTGATCGCGGGTGGGGTGTCGCCGTGGCGAGGCTCAACCGTGACCACCATGTGCGCCGGAACCCCGCCGGTCGCTGACGCTTCCTGCGCCAGTGCACTTGCAAGGCCGAATAGACTCAAGCCCAAACCAAAAACCGAGATCAAGACAGGTATTTCATAACGTTTGTTCATCGAAAAGCTCCTTTCAACGAACGCTTCCTGCCTTCCGCGGAAGGAGTACACGCTCTTATCTCCATTGGATGCGGATCGTCTCGAGAGCGGAGCCGATGAGGGAGTGCGCGCCTGAATAGGAATGGGCAGCCAGCCTCCCATTGCAGTACACTGCGCCTCATGCGGCGCGATCCCGTAGAGCTGGAAATCTTCAAGAATGTGTATCACTCCATTGCCGAAGAGATGGGTGCGGCGCTGCGGCGCACGGCGTTTTCTCCCAACATCAAGGAGCGACGCGATTACTCGTGCGCCGTCTTCGACGGTGCGGGCGAGGTGATCGCGATGGGAGACCACATGCCGGTGCACCTGGGGTCAATGCCAATGTCGGTGCGGGCGGCGATGGATGCGGCCGCGATGGAAGCGGGGGATGTGGTCATGCTGAACGATCCGTTTCGCGGGGGCACGCATTTGCCGGACATCACACTGGTGGCGCCGGTTTATGTGGATCGGGAAAAAACCTCAGGTTTCGAAAAAGCAGCGAGACGTAGAGCGCCCAGATCTGTGAAGCCCGATTTTTATGTGGCTTCGCGGGCGCATCATGCCGATGTGGGCGGGGCTTATCCAGGATCGATGGGGCTGTGTCGCGAGATCTATCAGGAGGGCGTGCGCATTCCGCCGGTGAAATTAATGCGGTCTGGAGAGATGAATCGTGATGTGCTCGCCATGCTGCTCAATAATGTGCGCACTCCGCAGGAACGCGAAGGCGACCTGGGAGCGCAAATTGCGGCCTGTCATATCGGCGATGAACGCCTGCGGGAAATTTGCATGCGTTATGGAATTGAACGGTCGCGGCGTGCGGGGGACGATCTGCTGGATTATTCCGAGGAGTTGATGCGGGCGTTTTTATTGCGGGCGCCGGCGGGGCGATACCGGGCGGAGGATTTTCTGGATGGAGATGGGATAAGCGACCGGCCGGTGAAGATCGCGGTGACGGTGACAGTTCATCGATCTGGCGGGAAGCGACGGCAAGGTGCCCCTTCGGCAGGCTCAGGGCAAGCTGTCGCGACAGCCGGCGGGGACGCCGGCGCTACGAGACGCGAGCGCGGTCGTTTGCGGGGCGCGGGCAATAACTACATCGTCACGGTGGATTTCACTGGCAGCGACCCGCAGGTTCTGGGCAGCATCAATGCTGTGGCGGCAATCACATATTCTGCGTGCTTCTATGTTTTTCGCTGCCTGCTGGCGGAGGACGTACCGGCCGCGGCGGGGCTAATGCGGCCGATCGAGGTGATCGCGCCCGAGGGAACCATCGTGAATGCGCGGCCGCCGGCGGCTGTTGCGGGGGGGAATGTCGAAACTTCGCAGCGCATCGTCGACGTGTTGCTGCGGGCATTGGCGGAGGCGATTCCGGACCGCATTCCAGCCGCGGCTTCGGGGACGATGAACAATCTGACAATCGGCGGAATCGATCCGCGCACGGGCGAACCCTTCGCCTACTACGAAACCGTGGCGGGAGGAATGGGTGCGCGGCCGGGCAAGGCGGGCGTTTCGGGCGTGCACACGCACATGACGAATTCCCTGAACACTCCGGCGGAGGCGCTGGAGTATGGGTATCCGCTGCGGGTGCGGCGATATTCTTTGCGCGCGAAAAGCGGCGGAGAAGGAAAGTTTCGCGGCGGCGACGGCATTGTGCGCGAGATTGAAGTGCTCACCGATTGCGAGGTTACGCTGCTGGCCGATCGCCGCTCGCGCGGACCATGGGGACTCGGAGGCGCAGCGGATGGTTCGCCGGGGAAGGCGTTCATCACACGCAGGGATGAAACGGTCGAACAGATGCCGGGAAAATTCAGCACGCGACTGGGCAAGGGCGAACGCATCAGAATTGAGACTCCCGGCGGCGGGGGATGGGGTCGAGAATAGTGCAGCGGGACTCTTGAAACTTGGAACGGAGAAACGTATGCATATCGTCAAATCGGTCGGAGTCATGTCGGTCGCAAAAATCATGGGCTTGACTTACGGCTGTCTTGGACTGATCTTTGCGCCGATTTTTGTGCTCCTCGGATTACTG
The Candidatus Sulfotelmatobacter sp. DNA segment above includes these coding regions:
- the murJ gene encoding murein biosynthesis integral membrane protein MurJ, whose amino-acid sequence is MANSADMAGGERLSRVARLFRLFRPSHQHTAFSATLLLISAVMLSRVIGYARDAYIAYAYGAGGATDAYVAAFTLPDFLNYIVAGGSASITFISIYTRFLAEKRDADAQKTFSIIITVMTAVLIAGTIITEIFTPQFVSWMFGPSSKHAGFSPREIELCIHLTRILLPAQIFFYVGGVVSAVLLSHRLFLFPAFGPIVYNAFIILGGVVGGRHFGVASLAYGALVGSFAGPFLASVIGAARIGTGYKPSFDVTNSAFLEWVKLSVPLMLGVSLVAADDWILRHYAASGVGDITRLTFAKRLFAVPIAVLGQATGQASLPFFARLFNEKKLKEFAVTVNDSVYRVAAASLLASGLMMVAALPLIDLVYRRGKFLFVDTQTSAVYFFWFSLSLALWAAQGLYARAFYAAGDTLTPMVAVTIITAASLPMYSFLFHTFGVVGLAWASDIGIGVNLLALALLLHYKKLVPLNGLRWGELGKAAIVAVAAGGISFEVAKVVPLSTMGRGSRVADLMQLGLVSITWAAAAAAGLWMVRSELPGDLRRRKGAVYPVVAQGASKEISDAGREP
- a CDS encoding hydantoinase B/oxoprolinase family protein encodes the protein MRRDPVELEIFKNVYHSIAEEMGAALRRTAFSPNIKERRDYSCAVFDGAGEVIAMGDHMPVHLGSMPMSVRAAMDAAAMEAGDVVMLNDPFRGGTHLPDITLVAPVYVDREKTSGFEKAARRRAPRSVKPDFYVASRAHHADVGGAYPGSMGLCREIYQEGVRIPPVKLMRSGEMNRDVLAMLLNNVRTPQEREGDLGAQIAACHIGDERLREICMRYGIERSRRAGDDLLDYSEELMRAFLLRAPAGRYRAEDFLDGDGISDRPVKIAVTVTVHRSGGKRRQGAPSAGSGQAVATAGGDAGATRRERGRLRGAGNNYIVTVDFTGSDPQVLGSINAVAAITYSACFYVFRCLLAEDVPAAAGLMRPIEVIAPEGTIVNARPPAAVAGGNVETSQRIVDVLLRALAEAIPDRIPAAASGTMNNLTIGGIDPRTGEPFAYYETVAGGMGARPGKAGVSGVHTHMTNSLNTPAEALEYGYPLRVRRYSLRAKSGGEGKFRGGDGIVREIEVLTDCEVTLLADRRSRGPWGLGGAADGSPGKAFITRRDETVEQMPGKFSTRLGKGERIRIETPGGGGWGRE
- a CDS encoding cysteine dioxygenase family protein, with translation MITAAKTSPIQTLVEKLRQFPEAAFDQTETIRRFLQDTPVDAESLAPYLNWDRQHYTRNLIDRTSLYELMAICWEVGQASSVHNHRDQNCWMAVPLGRLQVENFHLVHQDLEGGVCHLERTNTVEMNIAQPCAVDPADPVHRVVNPREFDARAVSLHVYSRPFDTCVVYSPEQGTCGEIKLHFNTAFGKTVQP